The proteins below come from a single Triticum aestivum cultivar Chinese Spring chromosome 5D, IWGSC CS RefSeq v2.1, whole genome shotgun sequence genomic window:
- the LOC123121723 gene encoding NF-kappa-B-activating protein yields the protein MSRTGSRLASAVVRHPDRSRVSASPSPRRRSLSPSPSPRRQRRRDRSPIPSRDRRGERSPVPSRDRRRDRSPSPYRDRRRDRSPSPFRDRRRDRSPSPFRDRRRQWSPYHNERGRDMDRVRDVEPPARRGGGGGGEWSASDDDDEDLKGLTYFEYRRVKRQKLRKSLKKCIWKVTPSPPRRDDEADEYQYSEEEEEEKKESPKKESSEKSDEENKDSSESETDESGSLSDSSESDYSSKKKKGRKGRRSSSKRSRRAHRRHRKSDAESESDSKVDEDSEGSYDSEDSRDKKRSKRSRRHKKSKRRGRSSRRKKSKSLDVPSDVSSEEVEVLVSSPISTDSKKMGKSSRKKNSSQSDSEDSIPSDAIIDEKEIEETDEPEIDPEAIKFKEMLEAQKKAALENEMPVGPMPLPRADGHISYGGALRPGEGDAIAQYVQQGKRIPRRGEVGLSADEIQKFEDLGYVMSGSRHQRMNAIRIRKENQVYSAEDKRALAMFNYEEKSKREHKVMADLQRLVSRTIGQETGPSHDPFATTDD from the coding sequence ATGTCTCGCACGGGGAGCCGCCTCGCGTCCGCCGTGGTGCGCCACCCCGACCGCTCCCGCGTCTCCGCCtcgccctcccctcgccgccgctccCTGTCCCCGTCGCCCTCCccgcgccgccagcgccgccgcgacCGCTCCCCCATCCCCTCCCGCGACCGCCGCGGCGAGAGGTCCCCCGTCCCCTCTCGCGACCGCCGCCGCGACCGATCCCCTAGCCCCTACCGCGACCGGCGCCGCGACCGGTCCCCAAGCCCCTTCCGCGACCGCCGCCGCGACCGGTCCCCAAGCCCCTTCCGCGACCGCCGCCGCCAGTGGTCGCCCTACCATAATGAGCGCGGCCGGGACATGGACCGGGTTCGGGACGTGGAGCCCCCGGCGCGCcgtggcggcggtggaggaggcgaaTGGTCCgcctccgacgacgacgacgaggatctCAAGGGCCTCACCTACTTCGAGTACCGCCGCGTCAAGCGCCAGAAGCTCCGCAAAAGCCTGAAGAAGTGCATCTGGAAAGTCACGCCCAGCCCTCCTCGCCGTGACGACGAGGCCGACGAGTACCAGtatagcgaggaggaggaggaggagaagaaggaatcgCCGAAGAAGGAATCATCTGAGAAGAGCGATGAGGAGAACAAGGATTCGTCGGAATCTGAGACCGATGAGTCTGGTAGCTTATCTGATTCCAGTGAATCAGATTATTCTAGTAAGAAAAAGAAAGGGCGTAAGGGCAGACGTTCTAGCAGCAAGCGTAGCCGGCGTGCCCATCGTCGCCACAGGAAGTCTGATGCGGAGAGTGAGAGTGATAGCAAGGTCGATGAGGATTCAGAGGGTTCCTATGACTCTGAAGATTCTAGGGATAAGAAGAGGAGCAAGAGATCACGGAGGCACAAGAAGTCTAAGAGGAGGGGAAGGAGCTctaggaggaagaagagtaagagtCTGGATGTACCATCTGATGTTAgctctgaggaggtggaggtgttaGTCTCTAGCCCTATCTCAACGGACAGCAAGAAAATGGGcaagagctcaaggaagaagaatagCAGTCAGTCTGATTCTGAAGATTCGATCCCTTCTGATGCCATCATTGATGAAAAGGAAATTGAAGAGACAGATGAGCCTGAGATTGACCCAGAGGCAATTAAGTTCAAGGAAATGCTTGAGGCCCAGAAGAAGGCTGCACTGGAGAATGAGATGCCGGTTGGACCGATGCCACTCCCGCGTGCAGATGGTCATATTAGCTATGGTGGCGCACTGAGACCTGGTGAGGGTGATGCCATTGCACAGTATGTACAGCAGGGGAAGCGTATCCCACGGCGTGGTGAGGTTGGTCTGTCTGCAGATGAGATTCAGAAGTTTGAAGATTTGGGGTATGTGATGAGTGGAAGTAGGCACCAGAGGATGAATGCTATCCGTATAAGGAAGGAAAACCAGGTTTATAGTGCAGAGGATAAGAGAGCACTGGCCATGTTTAACTACGAGGAGAAGTCAAAGAGAGAGCACAAGGTTATGGCTGATTTGCAGCGCTTGGTTTCAAGAACCATTGGCCAAGAGACAGGACCTTCGCATGATCCATTTGCTACTACAGATGACTGA
- the LOC123121724 gene encoding tuliposide A-converting enzyme b3, amyloplastic translates to MDSGSTEILVENGCFRLYKDGHIDRVGGTDNVSAGFDADTGVTSRDVVIDAVTGVAVRLYLPDIHAAESDGTDICTAAVTKLPIVVFFHGGYFIVGSAGCPKHHRYVNSLAADARAIVVSVDYRLAPEHLLPAAYDDSWAALNWAVSGADAWLSEHGDLGRVFLAGASAGGNIAHNMAIAAGASSLFAAATRLEGAVLLHPSFSGEQRIEAESEEYRASVKMRCSVIFPGARGGLDDPRMNPTADSAPSLRTLPCGRMLVCAASEDARLPRVRAYYDAVKSSGWSGQVEWFESEGKEHAFFVDEHGCREAVALMERVAGFIAGH, encoded by the coding sequence ATGGATTCCGGGAGCACGGAGATCCTCGTTGAAAACGGCTGCTTCCGACTATACAAGGACGGCCACATCGACCGTGTCGGAGGCACGGACAACGTGTCCGCCGGCTTCGACGCCGACACCGGCGTCACCTCCAGAGACGTCGTGATCGACGCCGTCACCGGCGTCGCCGTTCGCCTCTACCTGCCAGACATCCATGCCGCTGAATCCGACGGCACCGACATCTGCACCGCCGCGGTCACGAAGCTCCCGATCGTCGTCTTCTTCCACGGCGGTTACTTCATCGTCGGATCTGCCGGCTGCCCTAAGCACCACCGCTACGTGAACTCGCTGGCCGCCGACGCCCGCGCCATCGTCGTCTCCGTCGACTACCGCCTCGCGCCCGAGCACCTGCTCCCGGCGGCCTACGACGACTCCTGGGCCGCGCTCAACTGGGCGGTGTCCGGCGCCGACGCGTGGCTGTCCGAGCACGGCGACCTCGGCCGCGTCTTCTTGGCCGGCGCCAGCGCCGGCGGGAACATAGCCCACAACATGGCCATCGCGGCCGGCGCGAGCAGCCTCTTCGCCGCGGCGACACGCCTAGAGGGCGCGGTCTTGCTCCACCCTTCCTTCAGCGGCGAGCAGAGGATCGAGGCGGAGTCAGAGGAGTACAGGGCGAGCGTCAAGATGCGGTGCTCCGTGATCTTCCCCGGCGCGAGGGGCGGGCTGGACGACCCGAGGATGAACCCGACGGCCGACAGCGCGCCGAGCCTGCGGACGCTGCCGTGCGGGAGGATGCTGGTGTGCGCGGCGTCGGAGGACGCGAGGCTGCCGAGGGTGCGGGCGTACTACGACGCCGTGAAGTCCAGCGGGTGGTCTGGGCAAGTGGAGTGGTTCGAGTCGGAAGGCAAGGAGCACGCCTTCTTCGTCGACGAGCATGGCTGCCGCGAGGCGGTTGCGCTCATGGAACGAGTGGCTGGTTTCATCGCCGGCCATTAA